One Mauremys mutica isolate MM-2020 ecotype Southern chromosome 9, ASM2049712v1, whole genome shotgun sequence DNA segment encodes these proteins:
- the SMCO1 gene encoding single-pass membrane and coiled-coil domain-containing protein 1 isoform X1, translating into MLILIMTLVLIFHRVENRLQNVETQFKELNSAMEKLTQKLQFQDKTLEKQVGEDEMWISLLEDRFTSVEINLFYSYVSEMLCCLHSCVRAKLPDLAGGLPTLASVMRRKGKNQRIRLVWEAVLEMLGLQEGDVLALCTFFIIHCSEAQYYPANQRQKYTSDISTMITKVVKNQILRQSLLCAVQVVETRRAQTDPKKIATLVQK; encoded by the exons ATGCTGATTCTAATAATGACTCTGGTTCTTATATTCCACAGGGTGGAAAACAGGCTGCAGAATGTGGAGACTCAGTTCAAAGAGCTGAACTCTGCCATGGAGAAACTGACACAGAAGCTGCAGTTTCAGGATAAAACTCTGGAGAAGCAGGTGGGCGAGGATGAGATGTGGATATCCTTACTGGAGGACAG GTTCACTTCAGTGGAGATAAATCTTTTCTACAGCTATGTCAGTGAAATGCTTTGCTGCTTGCATTCCTGTGTCAGAGCGAAGCTGCCAGATCTGGCGGGAGGCCTCCCCACCTTAGCCTCTGTCATGAGGCGCAAAGGCAAGAACCAGAGAATTAGACTGGTGTGGGAAGCAGTGCTGGAGATGCTGGGGCTGCAAGAAGGAGATGTCTTAGCTCTATGCACCTTTTTCATCATACATTGCTCTGAAGCACAGTATTACCCAGCTAACCAGAGGCAAAAGTACACCAGTGATATCAGCACGATGATAACCAAGGTGGTGAAGAACCAGATCCTTCGACAGAGCCTGCTGTGTGCTGTCCAGGTGGTAGAGACTCGCAGAGCACAGACGGATCCAAAAAAGATAGCAACCCTTGTCCAAAAATAA
- the SMCO1 gene encoding single-pass membrane and coiled-coil domain-containing protein 1 isoform X2, whose protein sequence is MEKLTQKLQFQDKTLEKQVGEDEMWISLLEDRFTSVEINLFYSYVSEMLCCLHSCVRAKLPDLAGGLPTLASVMRRKGKNQRIRLVWEAVLEMLGLQEGDVLALCTFFIIHCSEAQYYPANQRQKYTSDISTMITKVVKNQILRQSLLCAVQVVETRRAQTDPKKIATLVQK, encoded by the exons ATGGAGAAACTGACACAGAAGCTGCAGTTTCAGGATAAAACTCTGGAGAAGCAGGTGGGCGAGGATGAGATGTGGATATCCTTACTGGAGGACAG GTTCACTTCAGTGGAGATAAATCTTTTCTACAGCTATGTCAGTGAAATGCTTTGCTGCTTGCATTCCTGTGTCAGAGCGAAGCTGCCAGATCTGGCGGGAGGCCTCCCCACCTTAGCCTCTGTCATGAGGCGCAAAGGCAAGAACCAGAGAATTAGACTGGTGTGGGAAGCAGTGCTGGAGATGCTGGGGCTGCAAGAAGGAGATGTCTTAGCTCTATGCACCTTTTTCATCATACATTGCTCTGAAGCACAGTATTACCCAGCTAACCAGAGGCAAAAGTACACCAGTGATATCAGCACGATGATAACCAAGGTGGTGAAGAACCAGATCCTTCGACAGAGCCTGCTGTGTGCTGTCCAGGTGGTAGAGACTCGCAGAGCACAGACGGATCCAAAAAAGATAGCAACCCTTGTCCAAAAATAA